The proteins below come from a single Miscanthus floridulus cultivar M001 chromosome 1, ASM1932011v1, whole genome shotgun sequence genomic window:
- the LOC136460774 gene encoding uncharacterized protein codes for MAGDGDDVKDELQDMRTQIDGLATDIKTMHERMDSTVTTANERFDQLDLSQTATKTTLDTIVSRLDSLSTLVADLQNDYVGDTEQDGGDRQGRARRVPRRPGNDSFAKIKFKIPSFNGKYDPAAYLDWELEVDQKFSCHDIPANSQVKAAISEFTDFALIWWREYKQKHPATVPTTWDQLKAAMRYRFVPSYYARDLLNKMQCFQQGSQSVEDYYQELQKGMIRCGLVEENDAAMARFRGGLNREIQDILDYKEYYDMTTLFEFACKAERQIQGRRSKPYSNSFAGRSSTSGSAPAPPAPSTPTTTPRERAATSAGTPPSTGAVPSTRRTRDIQCFRCQGFGHVSRECPNKRALLIRDDGEYSSASDSDDIQPAMLATDHAAKTDVHVNPDDADRYESLVVQRVLSTQVATPETNQRHTLFHTKGVVQERSIRIIIDSGSCNNLASTALVDKLSLPTRKHPHPYHIQWLNDGGKLRITRSVRVPFSMGAYSDFVDCDVIPMEVCSLLLGRPWQYDTDSLHHGRSNHYSLMFKGQKIIIHPMTPEQILKDDLARAAKTAKQLAPSTSVNSEIKLNAPVLLATRADFDKLHDATFPCYALICSRVLVSLDDTPSLDIPPAVANILQEYADVFPKDLPPGLPPLRGIEHQIDIIPGAQLPNRAPYRTNPDETKEIQRQVQALLDKGYIHESLSPCSVPVLLVPKKDGSWRMCVDCRAINNITIRYRYPIPRLDDMLDELSGAIIFTKIDLRSGYHQIRMKLGDEWKTAFKTKFGLYEWLVMPFGLTNAPSTFMRLMNEVLRPFIGLFVVVYFDDILIYSKSMEEHLDHLRAVFDALRAANLFANIEKCMFCTQRVSFLGYVVTPQGIEVDSSKIDAIRAWPTPTTVTQIRSFLGLAGFYRRFVRDFSSIAAPLHELTKKDVPFAWSDSQEVAFSTLKDKLTNSPLLQLPDFTKVFELECDASGIGLGAVLLQEGKPVAYFSEKLSGASLNYSTYDKELYALVRTLHTWQHYLWHREFIIHSDHEALKHIRTQTNLNRRHAKWVEFIESFPYIIKHKSGKENVIADALSHRYTMLSQLDFKIFGLQTVKDQYVDDADFKDAFAHCIHGKPWGKFHIQDGFLFRANKLCVPASSIVYGYIPRAPIDLFALDAEDAPHIDAAAHIDQMISLHEQTKQNIATANAKYQELGRNFADPIPLDDFPTNVEARVSLAGASLTTGAMVALVENEEEEDDDAALITHHKRSSGSSSSGAPVSAMLLLSQGGGDVFAAVVPCARSSFGFMKKKIAE; via the exons AtggcaggcgacggcgacgacgtgaAGGATGAGCTGCAGGACATGCGGACACAGATTGATGGACTTGCCACCGACATCAAGACGATGCATGAACGGATGGATTCCACGGTCACTACGGCGAACGAGCGGTTCGATCAGCTAGACCTCTCGCAGACAGCCACCAAGACCACGCTCGACACCATCGTGTCACGCCTCGACTCATTGAGCACGCTGGTCGCAGATCTCCAGAACGATTATGTTGGTGACACGGAGCAGGACGGTGGAGACCGTCAAGGCCGCGCTCGCCGTGTGCCACGCCGTCCCGGTAATGATTCTTTTGCtaagataaaatttaaaattccatCTTTTAATGGCAAATATGATCCTGCTGCATATCTTGATTGGGAATTAGAAGTCGACCAGAAATTTTCATGCCATGATATTCCTGCTAATTCTCAAGTTAAAGCTGCTATTAGTGAATTTACTGATTTTGCTTTAATCTGGTGGCGTGAATATAAACAAAAACATCCCGCTACAGTTCCAACCACATGGGATCAATTAAAAGCTGCTATGCGATACAGATTTGTACCTTCTTATTATGCTCGCGATTTGCTTAATAAAATGCAATGTTTTCAGCAAGGTTCACAATCTGTAGAGGACTATTACCAGGAATTACAAAAAGGCATGATTCGGTGTGGGTTAGTTGAGGAAAACGATGCTGCTATGGCACGTTTTCGTGGTGGTTTAAACCGTGAAATTCAGgatatacttgattacaaagagtaTTATGATATGACCACATTATTTGAatttgcttgcaaagctgaacGTCAAATACAGGGACGCCGCTCGAAGCCATattctaactcttttgcaggACGAAGCTCGACATCCGGTTCAGCACCCGCGCCCCCTGCACCGTCCACACCCACCACTACACCACGTGAGCGGGCAGCCACTTCTGCAGGTACTCCTCCGTCCACAGGTGCAGTTCCTTCCACACGCCGCACACGGGATATTCAGTGCTTTCGTTGCCAAGGATTTGGCCATGTGTCTCGGGAATGTCCGAACAAGCGTGCCTTGCTCATTCGtgatgatggtgagtattcttccGCTAGTGATTCTGACGATATTCAACCCGCTATGCTTGCCACTGACCATGCAGCAAAGACGGACGTACATGTCAACCCGGACGACGCCGATAGGTATGAAAGTCTTGTTGTGCAGCGTGTTCTTAGTACACAGGTCGCTACGCCTGAGACGAATCAGCGACACACTCTTTTCCATACCAAGGGCGTTGTGCAAGAGCGATCCATTCGCATCATCATCGACAGCggcagctgcaacaatttggcgaGTACCGCGCTGGTTGACAAGTTGTCTTTACCCACTCGTAagcatccacatccatatcacattcaATGGCTTAATGATGGTGGGAAACTAAGAATTACTCGTTCGGTCCGTGTTCCTTTCTCCATGGGTGCTTATTCTGATTTTGTCGATTGTGATGTTATTCCCATGGAAGTATGCTCTCTGTTACTTGGGcgaccttggcaatatgatactgaTAGCTTGCATCATGGTCGTTCCAATCACTATTCTCTCATGTTTAAGGGTCAAAAAataattatacatccaatgacaccTGAACAAATTCTTAAAGATGATCTTGCTCGAGCTGCTAAAACTGCTAAACAACTTGCACCATCGACCTCTGTTAATTCTGAAATCAAGTTAAATGCTCCTGTTTTGCTTGCTACACGAGCTGATTTTGATAAGTTACACGATGCTACTTTCCCATGCTATGCCCTTATATGCTCTCGTGTGCTCGTTTCCCTTGATGATACACCGTCTTTGGATattccccctgctgttgctaacattttgcaggagtacgcTGATGTCTTTCCAAAAGATTTGCCACCAGGCCTTCCACCACttcgtggcattgagcaccagatcgacATCATTCCCGGCGCACAGCTCCCGAACCGCGCCCCGTACCGTACAAATCcggatgagacaaaggagatccaGCGACAGGTACAGGCGTTGCTTGACAAGGGTTATATTcatgagtctcttagcccttgctctgttcctgtgttacttgttccaaagaaagatggctcttggcgtatgtgtgtagaCTGTCGTGCTATTAATAACATTACCATTCGCTACCGATATCCTATACCACGCCTTGATGATATGCTAGATGAGCTTAGTGGTGCCATTATTTTTACTaagattgatttgcgtagtggctaCCATCAGATTCGCATGAAATTAGGTGATGAATGGAAAACGGCTTTTAAAACGAAATTTGGGTTATATGAATGGTTGGTTATGccgtttggtttgacgaatgctccCAGCACTTTTATGCGTTTGATGAATGAAGTTCTGAGGCCCTTCATAGGATTGTTTGTAGTTGTCTATTTTGATGATATCCTTATTTACAGCAAGTCTATGGAAGAGCATTTAGACCATTTGCGTGCTGTTTTTGATGCGTTGCGTGCGGCCAATTTATTTGCTAACATCGAAAAATGCATGTTTTGCACACAACGTgtctcgtttcttggctatgttgttactccacAGGGCATTGAGGTGGATAGCAGCAAGATCGATGCCATTCGGGCGTGGCCTACACCGACGACGGTCACACAAATTCGAAGCTTTCTTGGCCTTGCAGGTTTCTACCGCAGGTTTGTTCGTGATTTTAGCTCCATTGCAGCGCCTCtacatgagcttacaaagaaggatgTCCCCTTTGCTTGGAGTGATTCGCAAGAGGTTGCGTTCAGCACCTTGAAAGATAAGTTAACCAATTCTCCTCTCTTGCAGTTGCCTGATTTTACTAAAgtgtttgagcttgaatgtgatgctagcggtATTGGGCTAGGtgctgttttgttacaagaaggaaaacctgttgcCTATTTTAGCGAGAAATTAAGTGGTGCTAGCTTgaattattctacttatgataaggagctttATGCTTTAGTGCGCACTTTGCATACTTGGCAGCACTACCTTTGGCATCGcgagtttataattcattctgatcatgaggctTTAAAACATATTCGTACCCAAACAAACCTGAACCGTCGTCATGCTAAATGGGTAGAATtcattgagtcttttccttacattattaaacacaagagcgggaaagaaaatgttattgctgatgctttgtctcatCGCTATACCATGCTATCACAGttagattttaaaatttttgGCCTGCAAACTGTGAAGGATCAATATGtggatgatgctgattttaaagatgctTTTGCCCATTGTATTCATGGCAAACCATGGGGCAAATTTCACATACAGGACGGGTTCCTGTTTCGCGCTAACAAGCTGTGTGTTCCAGCTAGCTCG ATTGTTTATGGTTATATTCCTCGAGCGCCCATTGATTTGTTTGCTCTTGATGCTGAGGACGCTCCACACATAGATGCCGCTGCACATATTGATCAAATGATTAGCTTGCATGAACAAACTAAACAAAACATTGCTACTGCTAATGCTAAATATCAG